A segment of the Yersinia rochesterensis genome:
TTTCGTTTTTACTAAAAAATAACCATTAAAATCAACAAATTAAAAATAGACCGAATACGATTCCTATATTCGGTCTAGGGAAATGGCTCTTGGGAGAGAGCCGTGCGCTAAAAGTTGGCATTAACGTAGGCTTACTCAGCCATACTCTTTAAGAATAGTCGAGTACATGTGTTTCGCCAACTTAGCAACAGAAGTAATTAATCACAGTTGCAAACTAGTTTGGATGATAAAAGTCAGTTCATAAAATGAACAACGTAATTATCTGTTAAATAGAGACAAATATCTGTGTCCGCCAATATTCTCGAGTTTACTTTTGACATAAGGTCGTGGCGCGCTGCTGGAAAGGCTCCAGACTCATCTTTTGGCCCGGTTTCTCACTGTCATCCAATAATAAAATATCTAACGGTTTTGCCAGGACATGCCCCGCTTTCATCTGTTCAGTCGCAACATCATTGAGTGGATATTGTGCTAATGTGCTTGGATTTATCACAAATAAAGCCCCGCCTGAGCGGCACTCCAACATCACTTCTTCTCGATTAAATGCCCATTGTTTGCCAAACTCAAACTTACTGACGGTCACTATCTTCCCGGCAGCAATAGCGTTTACCGATAACATCAGTAATGATAATGTCAGCACAAAACCTTTCATTCTAATTATCCTCAATTAACTGATTGCCTTGATTTTCTCGTATATCGAGGCGTCGATGCAAGCTTACTGCCACTATCTATCAGGTATAACTTCACATTATATCGGTGCCATCGTCGCAAAAAAACTCACCAAAAGCAGTACCGTTGCACCAAGGATAATTTCAGCACAGCTGTTTACAACCAACCAATAATGGGCTTTTGTGGGCAATTTTCGCAACATAGGGACAATGAGGTAGCGGTTAATCACAGCAATAACAATCATAAACAGCACCAATATTACTTTACTGAGTAATAGCATCTGATAAACAGATGTCAGTGTTAAAGAAGTCTCACGCAATATAATAATGCTATTAATAATTCCGGTGGACAATACCAATGCCACGGCCAAATGACCCCAACTTGAAAATCGAATTAACGTAGTGATAGCTTCGCGTTTAACATCACCATGGCGGGTATATGCAAGGCAAACCAGCAATGCGGGCAAACATCCTATCCAATAACCTGCACTGAGCAGATGTATAACTTGATTGATCTGATGAATCCATCCCAGCACACCCTCGTGCATCGCCGCGTGCCCGATAAAGGCCAGACTGGCTAATAGCAACGTTGAACAGCCTACCATCAGCCGATAATAAACACGGATTGTGCCGAGCAAAGCTATCCACATGCTCAATATGGATAAACCGAGATGCCATTGCCATATCTGACCAAAACGGGTGCCCAATACCGCCCACCACACGTTTAGTCTGTAGGTATCAGCCCAACCATCACCCATCATGCCAGCTTGGATAGCTAGCAGCCCGATAGCGGAGGCTAATCCCACAAATGTACTGAAGACAAGGAGAGGCGATAAGCGGTTTTTGAGTATCGAAGAGAAGCGGTCTGGTGCTAATAAGGCGGTGAAAACACTGATGCCAAACATCAGCATCACCGCCAAAAAATGCAGAAAGCGACACAGAACGAATAGAGTCGCCAGAGACATATTATTTCACTGTGAAGCTGTAAGTGCCTTTGGTTTTATGGCCATCAACAGACACCACATGCCATGAAACGTCGTATTTCCCAGCTTTCAATGCACTATCGATCGGCAAGATTAATTGTGTGTTATTGACCGGGTCCAATTTAAGCTCGCCTGTTTTGACAACATTTTTATCTGGGCCAGTCACTTTCACTCCACTGAAACCCAATTCAATTCCTTCAGAGAAACCCAGTGTCACGGCTTCTGGCGCTGAACCAATGGTCGCATCGGCAGCAGGAGATTCAATTTTCAGGTGGGCGTGAGCCAAGGCTTGCTGGCTGGATAACCCAACAAATAACACAATAAGTGCCGAAAGCATGCGGCATGAAGAACGTACTTTGCGAATAAACATAATATCCCTTAATCGATGGGGGAGAAGAATCTGTCTGCTACCAACCATATCCTATATTGGCAGCGCGAACCCCTATCACTTCCAGTCAATTGCACTACCTGTGAGGTAGGGCACAAAATAAAACGCCAAATTATGAATGGCGATTGAAATATCACCAATAGTTGAGTAGCAATTAAGCTCAGCTAGCGCTTTTAGCTTGGTTGCAAATGATAACGATTTCAATATGGCAAGTCGAGAAACCATAGCTAAACAACATGTTGTTAGCACGAAACAATAAAATTAAGAGAAAAGGGAGGGACGAGTATGGCGAAGAGACAATAAAAAGCCGCAATTTCTATTTCCACTAAGAGTGGATAGAAACTGCGGCGAGTTCAAATCAAGCCAAAAAATTACGCCTGAACGTGGCTCTGTGCAGCCATGGTTTTCAGATCTTTATCGACGAAGAACAATGAATTGCCGCTATTACCCACCAGCGCCAGTTTATCCAGAATAGATTTGAACAGTTTTTCTTCTTCATGCTGTTCAGACACATACCATTGCAGGAAGTTGAATGTAGAGTAATCGTGAGTGGTCATTGCGACATGGGCAAGCTCATTAATTTGAGTCGTAATAAGTTGCTCATGCTCATAAGTCAGTTTGAATACATCAGCCAGTGATGCGAAATCTGTCGGCGGCGCACTGATTGTACCCAATACCGGCATAGCGCCCGTTCCGCTCAGATATTCAAATAAACGCTGCATATGCTGCATCTCTTCTTGAGAATGCTCTTTTAAAAATGCTGCCGCGCCTTCAAAGCCTTTATCACTGCACCAAGCACTCATCTGTAGATAAAGATTGGCAGAGTAAAATTCCAGATTCAGTTGCTCATTAAGCTTCTGAGCCATTTCTGTTTTCAACATGATAATTCCCTAATTTTTATAATGCAGGTAAGCAACGATTAACTTAGCTTATTATGCCAAGTTAAAAACAAAATAAGAACACCCTATTCACATTAATATTTAATAAAATCACAAAATAACTTAACCAACTGATTATTAATGATATTTTTTAAATTTAAACATGAGATTAATTATTATAAGAATCATTTACATTAACACCAGAATACTAAAAAGAATGATTCTTATTTGAGGTTTATTTCAATAAATAATAACCTTATGACTTTGAGGTCATATTATCTCACTGCAAAAACGTTTAATTAGATATTATTAGGGTACATTAGCCTCTTGCCAATATCTGCCAGCTGCATTACCTTTTGCGCCATAACTGCCGATGCGCCACGAAGGAGAGGAAAAATGGGATATAATCTGGCTGAGTTTTCTGATGAAGAAACAGCAAAAATGAATGTCGATCTGGCCGCTTCTGGGGTTGCATTTAAAGAGCGCTACAATATGCCGGTGATCCCTGAAATGGTTGCTCGAGAACAGCCGGATGAGCTACGTGAATACTTTTTACAGCGGTTGGCACACTACCGCAGTGAATCAAATAAATTCTCTCGCTTGCCGTATGAACCCAAAATGAAGTCATGAGTAAGAGACTCCCGCACCAGGGTCTGCGGGAGTTTGGCGATGAGAATCGCTAGGATTTTCGAGCAAATTTGTCGGTTGCAAGAATTAGTTGGTGCAAGATTCCTGGTTCGTCAAAGGAATGTCCGGCACCTTCGACAATATGCAGTTCAGCCTCTGGCCATGCTTTTGCTAAATCCCACGCATTCTGTGGCTGACAAGCCATATCATATCGGCCATGAATAATTACCGCAGGAATATGGCGAATGCGCGTGACGTTATCGAGCAGTTGGTTATCGCTATCCAAAAAGCCCAAGTGGGTAAAATAGTGATTCTCAATGCGGGCAAATGCCAGAGCAAAGTCATCCTCACCGAAAGAAGCCGCGCTTTTGGTTGGCAGTAAAGTGACTGTTTCTCCCTCCCACAAGCTCCAAATTTTTGCGGCCTCCAATTGTACCGCTTTGTCCGGTGAGGTCAGCCGCTTGCGGTAGGCCGCAGTGACATCGCCCTGCTCTTCTGGCGCTAACAGGGATAACACGCGCTGCCATTTATCGGGGAAGAAGCGGGAAGCCCCGTCCTGATAATACCAATCCAACTCTTTTTTACGCAGAGTGAATATCCCACGCAAAACCATTTCACTGACCCGTTCGGGATAGGTTTCACCGTAGGCCAATGCTAGTGTCGAACCCCAAGAGCCGCCAAATATCAACCAGTTATCTACGCCAGCCATCTCACGCAGCCGTTCAATGTCATCAACTAAATGCCAGGTTGTGTTGTTATCCAAGCTGGCATGGGGCGTCGAACGCCCACACCCGCGTTGATCAAAAAGTAATACTTTGTATTTCTTTGGGTTGAAAAGTTGCCGGTGATAAGGCGCGATCCCGCCACCAGGGCCACCATGAATAAATACCGCGGGCTTACCCTCAGGGTTGCCACAGAGTTCCCAGTAAATCTGGTGACCATCACCTGTGTCTAGTAAGCCACTATCGTAAGGTTCATACGCTGGATAAAGCCCACGTAATTGTTCCATTATTTTTCCATGTTTGTTGAGACAATAAAGTTATCAAAGCTTATACAGCCCGCAGGGTCAACGATAAAACATTACATTTACGCCAATCAGCACATTAATTCCATCAACCGGTGATAAATACACCATAACTTAATTAATTTTCAGGTCTTAGCTCAAAACATGGCGCGTGCCAGAACATAACAAGAGAGATTAATATTTAATAATATACTTATTAAACAATGAATTAAGTATATTCATGTTTTCTTCCCTTGCAACTCCCCCCCATTAGGTGGTTAATAGGTGGGCGTACCAACCTAACCGAAGGTAAAGAGAGGCAAGCCATGAGTAAGGGAATGGACAGCAAAAAGAACGCGAAGAAAAAGCCACTAAAAACACCAGCTGAGAAAAAAGCTGAGAAACGCGCTAAAAAGTCATCTTCCACTAGCGCAGAATAACGGACTTTTCGTCTCGTCAGTCAACCCGCCACGATAGGCGGGTTTTTTGTTGCTAATATTTAGGTATTACGGGGAAGAATAAGAATGTATTTTCGTGTCATCGATACAGAAACTTGTGGTTTGGAGGGGGGTATTGTCGAAATCGCGTCTGTCGATATGGTGGACGGATTATTGAGCAACCCTATGAGTGACTTGGTTAGCCCAGACAGGCCAATCAGTCTCGATGCCATGGTAATTCACCATATCACGGAAGAAATGGTGGAAGGTAAACCGCGAATTGCCGTTGCAGTTAGAAAATATCAAGGGAGCCCGTATTATGTCGCTCATAACGCCCCCTTTGACCGCGGTGTGTTACCGGAGATGGGTGGTCAATGGATTTGCACCTTAAAGCTCGCCCGTATGCTCTACCCTGATATTAAGCACAGTAATCAATATCTGCGTTACGCTTTGCGCCTGAATGTTTCAGTGCCAGATAATCTTTATCCACATCGTGCTTTGTATGATTGTTATGTCACCGCCGCACTGTTGCAACGCATCATACGAGACTCTGGGTGGAACGCCGAGCAGATGGTGGAAATGACGCAACAACCGCTGTTGTTACAGACATTTAAGTTCGGGAAATATCGTGGAAAAAGTATTGAACAGATAGCCCGGCAAGATCCGGACTACCTGCGCTGGATGCTGACCTCAATTGCCGACCTTACGCCAGATATGCGCCATACCCTGACACATTATCTGACATAACCGATTTTGTGAATCAAGCTAGAGAGAGAATAAAAGCATATTCCAAAGCAATATCTTCATAAGCTTTGAAGCGCCCTGATTTACCCCCATGGCCCGAATCCATATCGGTATAAAGCAATAATTGGTGGTCATCAGTTTTCATTTCTCGCAGTTTCGCGACCCATTTTGCGGGTTCCCAATATTGAACCTGAGAGTCATGCAACCCGGTAGTTACCAGCATGTGCGGATAATCTTGAGCTTTAACCTGATCGTATGGGCTATATTGCTTCATGTAATCGTAATAGGCCTTATCATTTGGATTGCCCCACTCGTCATACTCGCCAGTCGTCAGAGGGATAGATTCATCCAGCATAGTGGTGACCACATCAACAAATGGCACCTGCGCCACAACACCTTTGTATAATTCAGGCGCCTGATTAATAACAACGCCCATCAACAAGCCGCCCGCACTACCGCCCATAGCGAAAACACGATTAGCATCGCCATAACCCTTGGCAACCAATGTTTTGGTAACATCGATAAAGTCATTGAATGTGTTTAATTTCTTGAGCAACTTGCCATCTTCATACCATTGCTGCCCCAGTTCCCCACCACCCCGAATATGCGCCAGTGCAAAGACAAAACCACGATCTAACAGACTTAAACGGCTACCACTGAATACCGGATCCATGCTGCTGCCATATGAGCCGTAGCCATAGACCAACAGCGGGTTACTGCCTGGGGCAAAATGATCACGATGATAAACCAATGAAACTGGCACTTTGACACCATCCGATGCGGTGACCCAAATCCGCTCACTACGATATTTTTCTGGTGTGAAGTTTTTGACTTCCTGCTGCTTGAGCAACTGACGAGCGCCGGTATCCATATTAAGTTCATACATGGAGCTTGGCGTGGTCAGGGAAGAATAACCATAGCGCAACAGTTCAGTTTCTGGCTCTGGGTTATATGCCAACCAAGTGACATAGGTAGGGTCATCAAAAGTCACCGACTTCTGTTCATCGGTGACCCAGTGAATTTGCCGCAAATGCGTCAATCCCTCACTCCGTTCTTCCACCACCAGCCAATCGCGGAATAGGCTAAAGCCTTCCAACATAACCTCTGTTCTTGGCGTAATTAAGGGTAGCCACTGAGATTCATCAGCGAAATCAACGGGCACTTTAGCTGCATCGGCGATTTTATATAGACCGAAATTTTTGCCATCTTTATTCGAACGTAAATAAAAATGCTGCTTATAGTGATCTAAACCATATTCATGGTCTTTGCGGCGTGGCGCGAACATTTGCGGCAGCGGCTCGTGCTGATCGGCATCCAACAGTAAAATTTCAGATGTTGTGGTGCTACTGAGATGGATGACAATAAAGCGCTCAGATGTGGTTTTTTCCAACCCGACATAGAATGTATCGTCCGCTTCCTGATAAATCAGCTGGTCCGATGCAGGGTCAGTGCCCACGACATGGCGATAGACTTGATAAGGCAGCAACGTTTTTTCATGCTTACGCACGTAATACAGTGTTTTTGAATCATTGGCCCATTCAAAGCTACCCGACGTATTGCTGATAACTTCCTGCTGCCAGCTATCACTTTGTAAATGTTTTACCCGGATATCATATTGACGCCGTGATAAGAAATCCTCAGCCACTGCCAGTAGTTGATTATCTGGGCTAACATCCAGGCCCCCCAAGGTGTAGAACTCGCTTTCCGCCGCGCGTTGATTACCATCAAGTAAGGTTTCCCAACTGCTATCCGCCCAAACCGGTTGGCGAACGTAAATGGCATATTCATTACCCGGTTCAAAACGTGTTTGATAGCGGTAGCCATTGCGGGTATAGGGGACGGACTCTTCTTGGGGCGGAATGCGGGAAACCATTTCCTGATACAAAGTTTCGCGAAGCGGTTGCAGCGGCTTCAACACCGACTCGGTGAACTCATTTTCAGCTTGCAGATAGTTCAGGACATCAGCATCAGTGCGCTCATCATCACGTAGCCAATAATAATCATCTGTACGGATATCACCGTGCATCGTCATCGGATAAGGGCGTTTATCTGCCTTTGGAGGTATGGTCATTAGTTGAAGTGTCCATCAGTGTTCGTTATCGCGAGAGTGACACGATTACCTGTCGATGCCAAGCGGCAGCATCTGCTTAAATTTGAGTTGAAAGAGTGTAATTCAATGATAAGCAACATGATAAACAGGTGCAGGATACCTTTACGCCAGCACCTGTTGTGATTAGCTTAATTCCACCCCTGCGGCCTCAAGCACGCAAGGTATAGGCGATAGTGCCAGCTTTACAATCAAGCACCACTTGGTAGTTTTTATCGCCTTTTTTACCACGAGCGGTCAATGGAACCTGCCAGATATCATCTTGGCCTGTAATGTCTACCGCGCTAATCCAGACAACCGGGCTATCAGTACCCAACCCTTTTTTATCCGCTTCCCAACGTGTTATACGATTTTGTAGAAAATCACGTTTAACTTGAGTCGCAACCTGAGATTGATTTAACCCAGTACAAGTAGGGACTTTTGCTACCCGCGGTTCCTGGGCCTGTACACTACTGATGGCACCGGCTAAAGCGACGGCCACTACTAAGGCGAGTCCTGTCTTTCTCATCATTCCTCCAGATATTATTATTTCTATCCTCTGGCTGGAACAATGATTGAAAGGGGGGTTACAGAACGAATAGCGCTAAAAATTAATATGTTAACGCTATTTAATTAACACTGAGTAAATTCAATCACGTAAAACTGTTCCAACCCCGGATAGATCTCCTTAATCACTTTTTTCAGTTCATCCAGCGACATATTTTCTTGCTCGGCATGGTGTTGCGTCAGTGTATCCAAGGTGATTGGAGTGACGGATTTAACCAAAATATGGCAGAAAAATACGCCGTCTTCATTGCGACATACACGCAGGGTTTCCCTTGGGCGAAAATCGGATTCACTGCTATCCCGGATAGTGATCGTTTTGCGATCGGCCAGAATATCCGCCTCAAACCGGCGAAAGAAGGTGATTTCACGATTCATTTTAGATCCCTTTTTCACTTCCTGCCGAAATCAGGCAGATTAAGCCGCTTGATTTTCATCAGGTTTGGATTTTTTCTCTGATGCGATTTTTTCAACTTTCGCTTTTGGCTGCCCCTCGGCGGAGGCCGCTGGCTGGGCACCCCGCAGAATTTGCCCTAATGCATCTTTGTTCTCTGCAAGGAAGAAGCTCAGAGCCTCGCGTTGATCTTCTTCAAGTGTTAAAGGTGACTGTGCCAACCATTCAGACAAATTGTCAGCCAAATCCAGCATTTTATCGTAGGCATCGGCTTCTTTTTTGGTTGTGAAAGTCATTTTTTCCTCACCCTGTCTTACCACGACGAATTTTATTTCAACGGCCATTGATACGCGTCCTCTTCACTTACAGATTACTGTACATAATCACAGTATAATGTGATTTGTCGGGGCGATGCAACCACCATCGCCCTCTACTGTGATTATTTTAATAAACGGGCTTTGCAGTTTTTGCCTTTGATCTTGCCTTGCTGTAACTGCTGAAGAGCCCGTTTGGCACTCGCCTTGCGAATAGCAACATAGGCATGAACCGGGAACATATCGATTTTACCCACATCCGCGGCGGTCAGACCGGCTTCACCCGTTAAAGCCCCCAAAATGTCGCCAGGGCGAATTTTAGCTTTACGGCCACCATCAATACATAAGGTGACCATTTCAGGTTCCAGCATGGTGTTAGCACTGCGGCTTACCTGCTCGGCTGGCGTCCATTTCAGTTTCATTTGCATATAATCTTCAATGGCATGGGCGCGGGTCATTTCCTGTGGGGTACACAGGCTCACCGCCAGACCGCTCATCCCTGCCCGCCCGGTACGGCCGATG
Coding sequences within it:
- a CDS encoding YebY family protein, whose translation is MKGFVLTLSLLMLSVNAIAAGKIVTVSKFEFGKQWAFNREEVMLECRSGGALFVINPSTLAQYPLNDVATEQMKAGHVLAKPLDILLLDDSEKPGQKMSLEPFQQRATTLCQK
- the copD gene encoding copper homeostasis membrane protein CopD yields the protein MSLATLFVLCRFLHFLAVMLMFGISVFTALLAPDRFSSILKNRLSPLLVFSTFVGLASAIGLLAIQAGMMGDGWADTYRLNVWWAVLGTRFGQIWQWHLGLSILSMWIALLGTIRVYYRLMVGCSTLLLASLAFIGHAAMHEGVLGWIHQINQVIHLLSAGYWIGCLPALLVCLAYTRHGDVKREAITTLIRFSSWGHLAVALVLSTGIINSIIILRETSLTLTSVYQMLLLSKVILVLFMIVIAVINRYLIVPMLRKLPTKAHYWLVVNSCAEIILGATVLLLVSFFATMAPI
- the yobA gene encoding CopC domain-containing protein YobA yields the protein MFIRKVRSSCRMLSALIVLFVGLSSQQALAHAHLKIESPAADATIGSAPEAVTLGFSEGIELGFSGVKVTGPDKNVVKTGELKLDPVNNTQLILPIDSALKAGKYDVSWHVVSVDGHKTKGTYSFTVK
- the ftnA gene encoding non-heme ferritin, coding for MLKTEMAQKLNEQLNLEFYSANLYLQMSAWCSDKGFEGAAAFLKEHSQEEMQHMQRLFEYLSGTGAMPVLGTISAPPTDFASLADVFKLTYEHEQLITTQINELAHVAMTTHDYSTFNFLQWYVSEQHEEEKLFKSILDKLALVGNSGNSLFFVDKDLKTMAAQSHVQA
- a CDS encoding DNA polymerase III subunit theta produces the protein MGYNLAEFSDEETAKMNVDLAASGVAFKERYNMPVIPEMVAREQPDELREYFLQRLAHYRSESNKFSRLPYEPKMKS
- the pip gene encoding prolyl aminopeptidase, coding for MEQLRGLYPAYEPYDSGLLDTGDGHQIYWELCGNPEGKPAVFIHGGPGGGIAPYHRQLFNPKKYKVLLFDQRGCGRSTPHASLDNNTTWHLVDDIERLREMAGVDNWLIFGGSWGSTLALAYGETYPERVSEMVLRGIFTLRKKELDWYYQDGASRFFPDKWQRVLSLLAPEEQGDVTAAYRKRLTSPDKAVQLEAAKIWSLWEGETVTLLPTKSAASFGEDDFALAFARIENHYFTHLGFLDSDNQLLDNVTRIRHIPAVIIHGRYDMACQPQNAWDLAKAWPEAELHIVEGAGHSFDEPGILHQLILATDKFARKS
- the exoX gene encoding exodeoxyribonuclease X, which encodes MYFRVIDTETCGLEGGIVEIASVDMVDGLLSNPMSDLVSPDRPISLDAMVIHHITEEMVEGKPRIAVAVRKYQGSPYYVAHNAPFDRGVLPEMGGQWICTLKLARMLYPDIKHSNQYLRYALRLNVSVPDNLYPHRALYDCYVTAALLQRIIRDSGWNAEQMVEMTQQPLLLQTFKFGKYRGKSIEQIARQDPDYLRWMLTSIADLTPDMRHTLTHYLT
- a CDS encoding S9 family peptidase; translated protein: MTIPPKADKRPYPMTMHGDIRTDDYYWLRDDERTDADVLNYLQAENEFTESVLKPLQPLRETLYQEMVSRIPPQEESVPYTRNGYRYQTRFEPGNEYAIYVRQPVWADSSWETLLDGNQRAAESEFYTLGGLDVSPDNQLLAVAEDFLSRRQYDIRVKHLQSDSWQQEVISNTSGSFEWANDSKTLYYVRKHEKTLLPYQVYRHVVGTDPASDQLIYQEADDTFYVGLEKTTSERFIVIHLSSTTTSEILLLDADQHEPLPQMFAPRRKDHEYGLDHYKQHFYLRSNKDGKNFGLYKIADAAKVPVDFADESQWLPLITPRTEVMLEGFSLFRDWLVVEERSEGLTHLRQIHWVTDEQKSVTFDDPTYVTWLAYNPEPETELLRYGYSSLTTPSSMYELNMDTGARQLLKQQEVKNFTPEKYRSERIWVTASDGVKVPVSLVYHRDHFAPGSNPLLVYGYGSYGSSMDPVFSGSRLSLLDRGFVFALAHIRGGGELGQQWYEDGKLLKKLNTFNDFIDVTKTLVAKGYGDANRVFAMGGSAGGLLMGVVINQAPELYKGVVAQVPFVDVVTTMLDESIPLTTGEYDEWGNPNDKAYYDYMKQYSPYDQVKAQDYPHMLVTTGLHDSQVQYWEPAKWVAKLREMKTDDHQLLLYTDMDSGHGGKSGRFKAYEDIALEYAFILSLA
- the yebF gene encoding protein YebF, producing MRKTGLALVVAVALAGAISSVQAQEPRVAKVPTCTGLNQSQVATQVKRDFLQNRITRWEADKKGLGTDSPVVWISAVDITGQDDIWQVPLTARGKKGDKNYQVVLDCKAGTIAYTLRA
- the yqfB gene encoding N(4)-acetylcytidine aminohydrolase: MNREITFFRRFEADILADRKTITIRDSSESDFRPRETLRVCRNEDGVFFCHILVKSVTPITLDTLTQHHAEQENMSLDELKKVIKEIYPGLEQFYVIEFTQC
- a CDS encoding YebG family protein, which encodes MAVEIKFVVVRQGEEKMTFTTKKEADAYDKMLDLADNLSEWLAQSPLTLEEDQREALSFFLAENKDALGQILRGAQPAASAEGQPKAKVEKIASEKKSKPDENQAA